One genomic region from Paroceanicella profunda encodes:
- a CDS encoding primosomal protein N' (replication factor Y) - superfamily II helicase: protein MDGPSEHRFPCPTCGSDMRYAPAQDLLTCDHCGHTEDMHAEGGPWGSPVIAELDFRAALAGALDTQEMEESRTVTCQSCGAEFEFAPDTHAAECPFCASPVVTDTGANRHIKPRGVLPFLLDEAQARAAMNRWLGKLWFAPSGLAQYARAGRAMQGIYTPYWTYDARTDSSYTGQRGDAYYVTRPMTVMRDGKPVTVMRQERRIRWRPASGRVNRVFDDVLVLASRSLETDEAEGLAPWDLSALEPYRPEFLAGFRAEAYTVPLDEGFAEARQVIDRTIQRDVRFDIGGDEQRIQSIDTRIDAITFKHILLPVWTAAYRYRGTSYRFVVNGRTGQVRGQRPWSAWKIAAAVAAGLAVAAVIGFLVASGR, encoded by the coding sequence ATGGACGGACCCTCCGAACACCGCTTCCCCTGTCCCACCTGCGGGTCGGACATGCGCTATGCCCCTGCGCAGGACCTGCTCACCTGCGACCATTGCGGCCATACCGAGGACATGCATGCCGAGGGCGGCCCCTGGGGCAGCCCGGTCATCGCCGAGCTCGATTTCCGCGCCGCCCTCGCCGGTGCGCTGGACACCCAGGAGATGGAGGAGAGCCGCACCGTCACCTGCCAGAGCTGCGGCGCCGAGTTCGAGTTCGCCCCCGACACCCACGCCGCCGAGTGCCCGTTCTGCGCCAGCCCCGTGGTCACCGACACCGGGGCGAACCGCCACATCAAGCCGCGCGGCGTGCTCCCCTTCCTGCTCGACGAGGCCCAGGCCCGCGCCGCGATGAACCGCTGGCTGGGCAAGCTGTGGTTCGCCCCCTCGGGACTTGCCCAATACGCCCGCGCGGGGCGCGCCATGCAGGGCATCTACACCCCCTACTGGACCTATGACGCGCGTACCGACAGCAGCTACACCGGCCAGCGGGGCGACGCCTATTACGTCACCCGCCCGATGACCGTGATGCGCGACGGCAAGCCGGTGACGGTGATGCGACAGGAGCGCCGCATCCGCTGGCGCCCTGCCTCGGGCCGGGTGAACCGCGTCTTCGACGACGTGCTCGTGCTCGCCTCCCGCAGCCTGGAGACGGACGAGGCCGAGGGCCTCGCCCCCTGGGACCTCTCCGCGCTGGAACCCTACCGGCCGGAGTTCCTCGCCGGGTTCCGCGCCGAGGCCTACACCGTGCCGCTGGACGAGGGCTTCGCCGAGGCGCGCCAGGTCATCGACCGCACCATCCAGCGCGACGTGCGCTTCGACATCGGCGGCGACGAGCAGCGCATCCAGTCCATCGACACGCGAATCGACGCGATCACCTTCAAGCACATCCTTCTGCCGGTCTGGACCGCGGCCTACCGCTACCGCGGCACGTCCTACCGGTTCGTGGTGAACGGCCGCACCGGGCAGGTCCGCGGCCAGCGCCCCTGGTCGGCCTGGAAGATCGCCGCGGCGGTGGCGGCGGGCCTCGCCGTGGCGGCCGTGATCGGCTTCCTGGTGGCCTCCGGCCGGTGA
- the arfB gene encoding alternative ribosome rescue aminoacyl-tRNA hydrolase ArfB — protein sequence MIRITDQISIAPWEITETFTRASGPGGQNVNKVSTAVELRFEAARSPNLPGDVKARLRRLAGRRWTTEGALIITSDRHRLQSRNREDAMEKLVALLAAAAERPKKRVPTRPTLGSQRRRLAAKTQRGQVKSLRGRVEDD from the coding sequence ATGATCCGCATCACCGACCAGATCTCGATCGCCCCCTGGGAGATCACCGAAACCTTCACCCGCGCCTCCGGCCCGGGCGGGCAGAACGTGAACAAGGTCTCCACCGCCGTGGAGCTGCGCTTCGAGGCCGCCCGCTCGCCCAACCTGCCGGGGGACGTGAAGGCCCGGCTGCGCCGCCTCGCCGGCCGGCGCTGGACCACCGAGGGCGCGCTCATCATCACCTCGGACCGCCACCGCCTGCAATCGCGCAACCGCGAGGACGCGATGGAGAAGCTCGTCGCCCTGCTGGCCGCTGCCGCGGAGCGCCCGAAGAAGCGCGTGCCCACCCGGCCCACGCTCGGCTCCCAGCGCCGCCGCCTCGCCGCCAAGACCCAGCGCGGCCAGGTGAAATCCCTGCGCGGGCGGGTGGAGGACGACTGA
- a CDS encoding phosphatase PAP2 family protein, which yields MSFLASHVLPVLAPLGLWSCWIIGLAAFLEGFWVTGVVLPGALVVVAGGALARLGYPDVLALWGFAAAGAVLGGEASWRSGRLAGLRTRMPPGRAAQRAQALVRTHGPPALVIGRLLGPVGGLTALAAALSGMGRRRFVAWNILGGLVGGLVHLALGYLAADILARVTPYLPRPVLPLVLLAALVLVTRAITRRARRGAPALRDALGALRAALADWPPLRRLAGWHPRLAAGLARRLDPGQGGGLMLTGIAVLLVYLVGLFVDGALDLAFVPGTAALDHRVSNLAHAWWTPDGLRLAAWFTRLGYVPVATLVALGSVAAFAGFGRRAAAAGLACAALGNAVTVTLLKLAFGRDRPAIGYFLETSASFPSGHAAISTALYGSLALMLWRERLIGPTLAISAGVGVAFGLGLTRLYLAEHFLSDVLNGWVVGGIWLVIGLAVSEGVRPRVAAGGRRRAVPGLAVLGACLLAAAWAGATHRPSPAVRETGPATVLSDLPGAIGTGAFPVEVLTLGGAALPPVSVVSTGAAAADVARRLAGGGWARIPDPGPLSVFAALREDLTGARRAGATVPLAFRAARPADVTLRAPGSGAILRLWSAGQDAAGGPIVAWAFAPSGHPADWSADAARSGRSPASTARARLSPARRGGGGTTARAPPGTPTAPCS from the coding sequence ATGTCCTTTCTTGCCTCCCATGTCCTGCCCGTGCTGGCGCCGCTGGGCCTCTGGTCCTGCTGGATCATCGGTCTCGCGGCCTTCCTGGAGGGCTTCTGGGTCACCGGGGTGGTGCTGCCGGGCGCGCTGGTGGTGGTGGCGGGCGGTGCGCTGGCCCGGCTGGGGTATCCCGATGTGCTGGCCCTCTGGGGCTTCGCGGCGGCGGGCGCCGTCCTGGGCGGCGAGGCGAGCTGGCGCAGCGGCCGGCTGGCGGGCCTGAGGACGCGGATGCCGCCCGGGCGCGCCGCCCAGCGGGCGCAGGCGCTGGTGCGCACCCATGGCCCGCCGGCGCTGGTGATCGGGCGGCTTCTCGGGCCGGTCGGCGGCCTGACCGCGCTGGCGGCGGCGCTTTCGGGGATGGGGCGGCGGCGCTTCGTGGCCTGGAACATCCTCGGCGGGCTGGTCGGCGGGCTGGTGCATCTGGCGCTGGGCTACCTGGCGGCGGATATTCTGGCCCGCGTCACGCCCTACCTGCCCCGGCCGGTGCTGCCGCTGGTGCTGCTGGCGGCGCTGGTGCTGGTCACCCGGGCGATCACCCGGCGCGCGCGGCGCGGCGCCCCGGCGCTGCGCGATGCCCTGGGCGCGCTGCGCGCGGCGCTGGCCGACTGGCCGCCGCTGCGGCGCTTGGCCGGGTGGCATCCGCGCCTTGCGGCCGGCCTCGCGCGGCGGCTGGACCCGGGGCAGGGCGGCGGGCTGATGCTGACCGGCATCGCGGTGCTGCTGGTCTACCTCGTCGGCCTGTTCGTGGACGGCGCGCTGGACCTCGCCTTCGTGCCGGGCACGGCGGCGCTGGACCACCGGGTCTCGAACCTCGCCCATGCCTGGTGGACGCCGGACGGGCTGCGGCTGGCAGCCTGGTTCACCCGGCTGGGCTACGTGCCGGTGGCGACGCTGGTGGCGCTGGGCAGCGTTGCGGCCTTCGCCGGGTTCGGGCGGCGCGCCGCCGCCGCGGGGCTGGCCTGCGCGGCGCTGGGCAATGCGGTGACGGTGACCCTGCTGAAGCTCGCCTTCGGGCGGGACAGGCCCGCGATCGGCTACTTCCTCGAAACCTCGGCCAGCTTCCCCTCCGGCCACGCCGCCATCTCCACCGCCCTCTACGGCAGTCTCGCGCTGATGCTCTGGCGCGAGCGGCTGATCGGGCCGACCCTGGCGATCTCGGCCGGCGTGGGCGTGGCCTTCGGGCTGGGGCTCACGCGGCTCTACCTCGCGGAGCATTTCCTCTCCGACGTGCTGAACGGCTGGGTGGTGGGCGGCATCTGGCTGGTGATCGGCCTCGCGGTGTCCGAGGGCGTGCGGCCGCGCGTGGCGGCCGGCGGGCGGCGCCGGGCTGTGCCGGGCCTCGCGGTGCTGGGCGCCTGCCTGCTCGCCGCCGCCTGGGCCGGCGCTACGCACCGTCCCAGCCCGGCGGTGCGTGAGACCGGCCCCGCCACGGTGCTCTCCGACCTGCCCGGCGCCATCGGCACCGGGGCCTTCCCGGTGGAGGTTCTCACCCTCGGCGGCGCGGCCCTGCCGCCGGTATCGGTCGTCTCCACCGGGGCCGCGGCTGCGGACGTCGCGCGGCGCCTCGCCGGTGGCGGCTGGGCGCGCATCCCGGACCCGGGCCCGCTCTCCGTGTTCGCCGCGCTGCGCGAGGACCTGACGGGGGCCCGCCGCGCCGGGGCGACGGTGCCGCTGGCCTTCCGCGCCGCGCGCCCGGCGGACGTGACCCTGCGCGCCCCCGGCTCCGGCGCCATCCTGCGGCTCTGGAGCGCCGGGCAGGACGCCGCCGGCGGACCCATCGTGGCCTGGGCCTTCGCGCCCTCGGGCCACCCCGCGGACTGGTCGGCCGACGCGGCGCGGTCCGGGCGCTCGCCCGCTTCGACGGCCCGCGCGCGCCTGTCTCCCGCGCGCCGCGGCGGGGGCGGGACGACCGCTCGGGCACCGCCTGGCACACCGACGGCACCGTGCTCCTGA
- a CDS encoding oxidoreductase: MKTRSKAALFRPLELPCGTILRNRIAKSAMSDSLGDGRGDPTEAQIRLYERWAAGGLAVSIVGEVQGSPHFAEKPGNLVLGPGSDAARFRALARGGSANGAQLWLQLGHAGAMAYPPTSGPRGPSALDSPGLTCSALTVREVQSLPSEFARTARLAQDYGFGGVEIHAAHGFLLSQFLSPLFNRRQDRYGGALANRMRLLLEVVAEVREAVGPRFPVAIKLNATDQLEGGFAADDARAVVATLDRSGLDLIDISGGTYFPGARSASDGTGRGPYFLDFAESVRPLTRTPLMVTGGFKTLRQAADALDRGVDMIGLARALVLEPALPNGWRSGTAGDPAFPTLQNPPEGGLTAWYTMRLTQIAGNCETSDVGDPEAALRACDARDAARIAPWNARARAWPEAG; the protein is encoded by the coding sequence ATGAAGACCCGAAGCAAGGCGGCGCTGTTCCGGCCACTGGAACTGCCCTGCGGCACCATCCTGAGGAACCGCATCGCGAAATCCGCGATGTCGGACTCGCTGGGCGACGGCCGCGGAGACCCGACGGAGGCGCAGATCCGGCTCTACGAACGCTGGGCGGCCGGCGGGCTGGCCGTCTCCATCGTCGGCGAGGTGCAGGGCAGCCCGCATTTCGCCGAGAAGCCGGGAAACCTCGTGCTCGGGCCGGGCTCGGACGCGGCGCGGTTCCGGGCCCTGGCCCGTGGCGGCTCCGCCAACGGCGCTCAGTTGTGGCTGCAGCTCGGCCATGCCGGGGCGATGGCCTATCCGCCCACCAGCGGCCCCAGGGGGCCGAGCGCGCTCGACAGTCCCGGGCTCACCTGCTCCGCCCTGACGGTGCGCGAGGTGCAGAGCCTGCCATCGGAATTCGCGCGCACCGCACGCCTCGCGCAGGACTACGGCTTCGGCGGCGTCGAGATCCACGCGGCGCACGGCTTCCTGCTGAGCCAGTTCCTCTCCCCGCTCTTCAACAGGCGGCAGGACAGGTACGGCGGCGCCCTTGCGAACCGCATGCGGCTGCTGCTCGAGGTCGTCGCGGAGGTCCGCGAGGCCGTCGGGCCGCGCTTCCCCGTCGCGATCAAGCTCAACGCCACCGATCAGCTGGAGGGCGGTTTCGCCGCGGACGATGCGCGCGCCGTCGTCGCGACCCTGGACCGGTCCGGGCTCGACCTGATCGACATCAGCGGCGGCACGTATTTCCCCGGAGCCCGCTCCGCATCGGACGGCACGGGCCGGGGGCCGTATTTTCTCGATTTCGCCGAAAGTGTGAGGCCGCTGACCCGGACGCCGCTCATGGTCACGGGGGGCTTCAAGACCCTGCGGCAGGCAGCGGATGCGCTCGACCGGGGCGTCGACATGATCGGCCTCGCGCGCGCGCTGGTGCTGGAGCCGGCGCTGCCGAACGGCTGGCGCTCCGGCACAGCGGGCGACCCTGCCTTCCCGACGCTCCAGAACCCGCCGGAAGGCGGGCTCACCGCCTGGTACACCATGCGCCTGACGCAGATCGCCGGGAATTGCGAGACATCGGATGTGGGAGACCCGGAAGCGGCCCTGCGGGCCTGTGACGCGCGCGACGCTGCCCGGATTGCCCCGTGGAACGCCCGCGCCCGGGCCTGGCCCGAGGCCGGCTGA
- a CDS encoding SPFH domain-containing protein → MGLFDFLSGQFIDVIEWTDDTRDTMVWRFPRYGHEIKYGAKLTVREGQAAVFVHEGKLADVFTPGLYMLETNNMPVMTSLQHWDHGFRSPFKSEIYYVSTVRFQDLKWGTRNPIICRDPEFGPVRLRAFGTYTVRVKDPALFLREIVGTDGEFTTDEVTSQLRNIIVSRFTNKIAASGIPVLDMAANTDELGRLLRDRIAPELEAFGLEMPALFVENISLPDEVEKALDRRTSMGVAGDLSRWTEFNAAEAMRDAARTPGSDMGAGLGIGMGMEMSRRMAAATAPGPAAPPPPPEPERVWHIAERGETKGPFSKAALGRMAGTGALTRATLVWSPGLDGWTAAGEIDELARLFTVMPPPPPPPPAPEG, encoded by the coding sequence ATGGGCCTGTTCGATTTCCTGTCCGGCCAGTTCATCGATGTCATCGAGTGGACCGACGACACCCGCGACACCATGGTCTGGCGCTTCCCCCGCTACGGCCACGAGATCAAGTACGGCGCCAAGCTCACCGTGCGCGAGGGCCAGGCCGCCGTCTTCGTGCACGAGGGCAAGCTCGCGGATGTCTTCACCCCCGGTCTCTACATGCTCGAGACCAACAACATGCCGGTGATGACCAGCCTTCAGCACTGGGACCACGGCTTCCGCTCGCCCTTCAAGTCCGAGATTTACTACGTCTCCACCGTCCGCTTCCAGGACCTGAAGTGGGGCACGCGCAACCCGATCATCTGCCGCGATCCGGAGTTCGGCCCGGTGCGCCTGCGCGCCTTCGGCACCTACACCGTCCGGGTGAAGGACCCCGCGCTGTTCCTGCGCGAGATCGTCGGCACCGACGGCGAGTTCACCACCGACGAGGTGACCAGCCAGCTGCGCAACATCATCGTCTCGCGCTTCACCAACAAGATTGCCGCCTCCGGCATCCCGGTGCTCGACATGGCGGCGAACACCGACGAGCTCGGCCGCCTGCTGCGCGACCGCATCGCGCCGGAGCTGGAGGCCTTCGGGCTGGAGATGCCGGCGCTCTTCGTCGAGAACATCTCGCTCCCCGACGAGGTGGAGAAGGCGCTCGACCGCCGCACCTCCATGGGTGTCGCGGGCGATCTCTCGCGCTGGACGGAGTTCAACGCCGCCGAGGCGATGCGCGACGCCGCCCGTACCCCCGGCTCGGACATGGGCGCGGGGCTCGGGATCGGCATGGGCATGGAGATGTCGCGCCGCATGGCCGCCGCCACCGCGCCCGGCCCCGCCGCACCGCCGCCCCCGCCCGAGCCCGAGCGCGTCTGGCACATCGCCGAGCGCGGCGAGACGAAGGGCCCGTTCTCGAAGGCCGCGCTGGGCCGCATGGCCGGCACCGGCGCGCTCACCCGCGCCACGCTGGTCTGGTCCCCCGGGCTCGACGGCTGGACCGCTGCCGGCGAGATCGACGAGCTCGCCCGGCTCTTCACCGTGATGCCGCCGCCGCCTCCGCCGCCCCCGGCACCGGAGGGCTGA